In the genome of Raphanus sativus cultivar WK10039 chromosome 4, ASM80110v3, whole genome shotgun sequence, one region contains:
- the LOC108832485 gene encoding L10-interacting MYB domain-containing protein isoform X2 has translation MSGQTSCNDRTRTYWTPTMERFFIDLMLDHLHRGNRTGHTFNKQAWNEMLSVFNSKFESQYDKDVLKIRYTTLWKQYNDVKSLLDHGGGFSWDQAHEMVAGEETLWSCYLKSHPEARVYKTKPVLNFNDLCLIYGYTVADGRYSRSSHDVEFEDEVNGVNMGESSSGSIVLWSKETSKTEWTPVMDQYFISLMLDQIGRGNKTGNAFSKQAWTDMLALFNARFSGQYAKRVLRHRYNKLSKYYKDMGAILKQGGFSWDETLQMIAADDDAVWNSYIKEHPLARTYRMRSLPSYNDLELIFDNPVQGKDDALPDETKASQAQSSSDRTRTFWTPPMDNYLIDLLYEQVNKGNRVGQTFITSAWNEMITSFNTKFESQHGKDVLKNRYKHLRRLYNDIRLLLEQNGFSWDARRDMVVADDSVWCSYIKAHPEARAYRVKTIPIYPNLYFIFGKEVSDERYTRLAQAFDPTPAETLRINESESDDGFKDTLQMVLAGEEKDDYLCSTSGPPSVEWTPDMDRCLIDLMLEQVNRGNKVGETFTEQAWGEMAESFNAKFGLQADMFTLENRYILMMKERDDVHSIINLDGFVWDGEKQTIVAEDEHWEAYIKMQLYIRAKPWIVMVICASYMNISHRKASTVRI, from the exons ATGAGCGGCCAAACCTCTTGCAATGACCGAACAAGAACATACTGGACCCCAACGATGGAGCGTTTCTTCATAGATCTGATGCTCGACCATCTCCACAGAGGCAACAGAACGGGCCACACTTTCAACAAGCAAGCCTGGAACGAGATGCTCTCCGTTTTCAACTCCAAGTTCGAGTCCCAGTACGACAAAGACGTGCTGAAGATCCGTTACACGACTCTTTGGAAACAGTACAACGACGTCAAGAGCCTTCTTGATCACGGCGGCGGGTTCTCTTGGGACCAGGCTCATGAGATGGTGGCTGGGGAGGAGACTCTGTGGAGTTGTTATCTCAAGTCTCACCCTGAGGCGCGTGTCTACAAGACGAAGCCTGTGTTGAATTTTAATGATCTGTGTTTGATCTATGGGTATACGGTTGCAGATGGGAGGTACAGTAGGTCAAGCCATGATGTAGAGTTTGAGGATGAGGTCAATGGAGTTAACATGG GTGAAAGTAGTAGTGGAAGTATTGTTCTGTGGAGTAAAGAAACCTCGAAAACCGAGTGGACTCCAGTAATGGACCAATACTTCATCAGCCTTATGCTTGATCAAATCGGGAGAGGTAACAAGACTGGCAATGCTTTCAGTAAACAAGCCTGGACAGATATGTTAGCTTTGTTCAATGCTAGGTTCAGTGGTCAGTATGCGAAAAGAGTTTTAAGGCATAGGTACAACAAATTGTCTAAATACTACAAAGACATGGGAGCTATCTTGAAACAAGGCGGGTTTTCTTGGGACGAAACTCTGCAGATGATAGCTGCAGATGATGATGCCGTTTGGAACTCTTACATCAAAGAGCATCCACTTGCTAGAACATATAGGATGAGGTCATTACCTAGCTACAACGACTTGGAGTTAATATTTGATAATCCAGTACAAGGCAAAGATGATGCTTTGCCTGATGAGACTAAGGCAAGCCAGGCTCAGAGTTCTTCTGATCGTACAAGGACGTTTTGGACCCCGCCTATGGACAACTATCTGATCGATTTGTTATATGAGCAAGTGAACAAAGGGAACAGAGTTGGGCAGACTTTCATAACCAGTGCTTGGAACGAAATGATCACATCATTTAATACCAAATTCGAGTCTCAACACGGGAAAGACGTTCTGAAGAACCGGTACAAACACTTGAGGAGGTTGTACAACGACATAAGGCTTCTTCTCGAGCAAAACGGGTTCTCGTGGGATGCAAGGAGAGATATGGTGGTTGCAGATGATAGCGTTTGGTGTTCATATATAAAG GCACATCCAGAAGCTCGAGCATATCGAGTCAAAACTATTCCAATTTACCCAAACCTTTACTTCATTTTTGGTAAGGAAGTGTCTGATGAGAGATACACACGCTTGGCTCAAGCTTTTGATCCCACTCCTGCAGAAACTCTGCGCATAAACG AAAGTGAAAGCGATGATGGATTCAAGGATACCCTCCAGATGGTACTAGCAGGGGAAGAGAAAGATGATTACCTCTGTAGCACTAGTGGTCCTCCTTCTGTAGAATGGACACCTGACATGGACCGGTGTCTTATTGATCTCATGCTTGAGCAGGTCAATAGAGGAAACAAGGTTGGTGAGACATTCACAGAACAAGCTTGGGGGGAGATGGCGGAATCCTTCAATGCAAAGTTCGGATTGCAGGCTGACATGTTCACGCTGGAGAATCGTTACATATTGATGATGAAAGAGCGTGATGACGTCCACAGTATCATTAATCTTGATGGCTTTGTTTGGGATGGAGAGAAGCAAACCATAGTTGCAGAAGATGAGCATTGGGAAGCATATATTAAG ATGCAACTATATATAAGGGCAAAACCTTGGATAGTTATGGTGATTTGTGCAAGCTATATGAACATCTCTCACAGGAAGGCTTCAACTGTGAGAATCTGA
- the LOC108832485 gene encoding L10-interacting MYB domain-containing protein isoform X1: MSGQTSCNDRTRTYWTPTMERFFIDLMLDHLHRGNRTGHTFNKQAWNEMLSVFNSKFESQYDKDVLKIRYTTLWKQYNDVKSLLDHGGGFSWDQAHEMVAGEETLWSCYLKSHPEARVYKTKPVLNFNDLCLIYGYTVADGRYSRSSHDVEFEDEVNGVNMGESSSGSIVLWSKETSKTEWTPVMDQYFISLMLDQIGRGNKTGNAFSKQAWTDMLALFNARFSGQYAKRVLRHRYNKLSKYYKDMGAILKQGGFSWDETLQMIAADDDAVWNSYIKEHPLARTYRMRSLPSYNDLELIFDNPVQGKDDALPDETKASQAQSSSDRTRTFWTPPMDNYLIDLLYEQVNKGNRVGQTFITSAWNEMITSFNTKFESQHGKDVLKNRYKHLRRLYNDIRLLLEQNGFSWDARRDMVVADDSVWCSYIKAHPEARAYRVKTIPIYPNLYFIFGKEVSDERYTRLAQAFDPTPAETLRINESESDDGFKDTLQMVLAGEEKDDYLCSTSGPPSVEWTPDMDRCLIDLMLEQVNRGNKVGETFTEQAWGEMAESFNAKFGLQADMFTLENRYILMMKERDDVHSIINLDGFVWDGEKQTIVAEDEHWEAYIKEHPDATIYKGKTLDSYGDLCKLYEHLSQEGFNCENLMIELDNYGHEIDIVDDFSSSSQKQHCKRANPITHLGINGRKAQKTGVEMMRKAICETEGEGDEPMPQEDNFTRIHNAIDALQGLPDMDDELLLDACDLLEDEKKAKTFLALDVSLRRKWLVRKLRPPLTNV, encoded by the exons ATGAGCGGCCAAACCTCTTGCAATGACCGAACAAGAACATACTGGACCCCAACGATGGAGCGTTTCTTCATAGATCTGATGCTCGACCATCTCCACAGAGGCAACAGAACGGGCCACACTTTCAACAAGCAAGCCTGGAACGAGATGCTCTCCGTTTTCAACTCCAAGTTCGAGTCCCAGTACGACAAAGACGTGCTGAAGATCCGTTACACGACTCTTTGGAAACAGTACAACGACGTCAAGAGCCTTCTTGATCACGGCGGCGGGTTCTCTTGGGACCAGGCTCATGAGATGGTGGCTGGGGAGGAGACTCTGTGGAGTTGTTATCTCAAGTCTCACCCTGAGGCGCGTGTCTACAAGACGAAGCCTGTGTTGAATTTTAATGATCTGTGTTTGATCTATGGGTATACGGTTGCAGATGGGAGGTACAGTAGGTCAAGCCATGATGTAGAGTTTGAGGATGAGGTCAATGGAGTTAACATGG GTGAAAGTAGTAGTGGAAGTATTGTTCTGTGGAGTAAAGAAACCTCGAAAACCGAGTGGACTCCAGTAATGGACCAATACTTCATCAGCCTTATGCTTGATCAAATCGGGAGAGGTAACAAGACTGGCAATGCTTTCAGTAAACAAGCCTGGACAGATATGTTAGCTTTGTTCAATGCTAGGTTCAGTGGTCAGTATGCGAAAAGAGTTTTAAGGCATAGGTACAACAAATTGTCTAAATACTACAAAGACATGGGAGCTATCTTGAAACAAGGCGGGTTTTCTTGGGACGAAACTCTGCAGATGATAGCTGCAGATGATGATGCCGTTTGGAACTCTTACATCAAAGAGCATCCACTTGCTAGAACATATAGGATGAGGTCATTACCTAGCTACAACGACTTGGAGTTAATATTTGATAATCCAGTACAAGGCAAAGATGATGCTTTGCCTGATGAGACTAAGGCAAGCCAGGCTCAGAGTTCTTCTGATCGTACAAGGACGTTTTGGACCCCGCCTATGGACAACTATCTGATCGATTTGTTATATGAGCAAGTGAACAAAGGGAACAGAGTTGGGCAGACTTTCATAACCAGTGCTTGGAACGAAATGATCACATCATTTAATACCAAATTCGAGTCTCAACACGGGAAAGACGTTCTGAAGAACCGGTACAAACACTTGAGGAGGTTGTACAACGACATAAGGCTTCTTCTCGAGCAAAACGGGTTCTCGTGGGATGCAAGGAGAGATATGGTGGTTGCAGATGATAGCGTTTGGTGTTCATATATAAAG GCACATCCAGAAGCTCGAGCATATCGAGTCAAAACTATTCCAATTTACCCAAACCTTTACTTCATTTTTGGTAAGGAAGTGTCTGATGAGAGATACACACGCTTGGCTCAAGCTTTTGATCCCACTCCTGCAGAAACTCTGCGCATAAACG AAAGTGAAAGCGATGATGGATTCAAGGATACCCTCCAGATGGTACTAGCAGGGGAAGAGAAAGATGATTACCTCTGTAGCACTAGTGGTCCTCCTTCTGTAGAATGGACACCTGACATGGACCGGTGTCTTATTGATCTCATGCTTGAGCAGGTCAATAGAGGAAACAAGGTTGGTGAGACATTCACAGAACAAGCTTGGGGGGAGATGGCGGAATCCTTCAATGCAAAGTTCGGATTGCAGGCTGACATGTTCACGCTGGAGAATCGTTACATATTGATGATGAAAGAGCGTGATGACGTCCACAGTATCATTAATCTTGATGGCTTTGTTTGGGATGGAGAGAAGCAAACCATAGTTGCAGAAGATGAGCATTGGGAAGCATATATTAAG GAACATCCAGATGCAACTATATATAAGGGCAAAACCTTGGATAGTTATGGTGATTTGTGCAAGCTATATGAACATCTCTCACAGGAAGGCTTCAACTGTGAGAATCTGATGATAGAGTTGGATAACTATGGCCATGAGATTGATATAGTTGATGACTTTAGTTCTTCTTCTCAAAAGCAGCATTGTAAGCGAGCCAACCCAATTACACATCTCGGGATAAATGGACGCAAGGCTCAGAAGACGGGAGTAGAGATGATGAGGAAGGCTATATGTGAGACAGAAGGTGAAGGCGATGAGCCCATGCCTCAGGAGGATAATTTCACAAGAATACATAACGCTATTGATGCACTACAAGGCTTACCAGACATGGATGATGAGCTTCTACTGGATGCTTGTGATCTTTtagaagatgagaagaaagcAAAGACGTTCTTGGCTTTGGACGTCTCGTTAAGAAGAAAATGGCTAGTGAGGAAGCTCCGTCCTCCTTTGACTAACGTTTAA
- the LOC108848865 gene encoding uncharacterized protein LOC108848865 — MEEVISEPPPTIPPAIVDYDDQNEDEDEDDLSISSDSDIGEALDWLDGKDDDELIGGGFSLHARRPNAHGGNGARPNSGALQPLSNKAQKLASHVRASPLEAWEGRVEVGMSNSVTTAIRGSLRDTEIGRSRNTDKADRATVEQALDPRTRMVLFRMLNRGVFNDVNGCISTGKEANVYHATKSDGAELAIKVYKTSVLVFKDRDRYVQGDYRFRYGYCKHNPRKMVKTWAEKEHRNLKRLQAAGIRCPVPILLRLHVLVMEFIGRDGWAAPRLKDAALSLDKLRESYLELIIQMRILYQKCKLVHGDLSEYNILYFEGHLYIIDVSQSVDLDHPLALNFLREDCDHVSDFFKKHGVAVMTIRELFDFIVDPTISDENVDSYLEEVQRKVIERGEISVEDEIADSVFMKSYIPKSLDDVKHPEADVEKITSGQDTGDMLYQTITGLKDALPKVDEQQVKVDVEEGKEEQGEKEEEEEESENEEEESESGSEEELGPEDKKAARKEHKKKVKEEKREARKNKTPKSVKKRKKKISKPHKTR, encoded by the exons atggagGAAGTTATATCAGAGCCGCCTCCGACTATCCCTCCGGCGATTGTAGATTACGACGACCAGAACGAAGACGAAGACGAAGACGATCTTTCCATCTCGTCGGACTCCGACATAGGCGAAGCTCTAGACTGGCTAGACGGAAAAGACGACGACGAGCTCATCGGCGGCGGCTTCTCTCTCCACGCTCGTCGTCCCAACGCCCACGGAGGAAACGGAGCGAGGCCTAACTCGGGGGCTCTTCAGCCTCTCTCCAACAAGGCTCAGAAGCTTGCTAGTCACGTCCGTGCTTCCCCTTTGGAGGCGTGGGAAGGTAGAGTCGAAGTTGGGATGTCGAACTCCGTGACGACTGCGATTCGTGGGAGTCTCAGAGACACGGAGATCGGGAGGAGCAGGAACACTGATAAAGCGGACAGAGCAACGGTTGAACAG GCTCTTGATCCGAGGACACGTATGGTGTTGTTTAGAATGCTCAATCGTGGTGTGTTTAATGATGTTAATGGATGTATTTCCACAGGCAAAGAA GCTAATGTTTATCATGCTACAAAATCTGATGGTGCGGAACTTGCTATAAAAGTGTACAAGACATCAGTTCTCGTCTTCAA GGATCGAGATAGATATGTACAAGGAGATTACCGTTTCAGATATGGCTACTGTAAGCATAATCCCCGGAAGATGGTGAAGACGTGGGCTGAGAAAGAACACAGAAATCTTAAgag GCTTCAAGCAGCAGGAATTAGATGTCCAGTTCCCATCCTTCTACGGCTTCATGTTCTTGTCATGGAGTTTATAG GAAGGGATGGCTGGGCTGCACCGCGTCTCAAGGATGCTGCATTATCACTAGACAAGTTACGCGAGTCCTATCTAGAG ttgatAATTCAAATGAGAATATTGTATCAGAAGTGCAAACTGGTGCATGGAGATCTCAGTGAGTATAACATACTCTATTTTGAG GGACATCTTTATATAATTGATGTTTCACAATCTGTGGATCTGGACCATCCTCTTGCCCTCAATTTTCTACGGGAAGATTGTGACCACGTCTCT GATTTTTTCAAGAAACATGGTGTTGCTGTGATGACCATAAGGGAGCTATTTGACTTCATAGTCGACCCGACAATCTCTGACGAGAATGTTGATAGCTATTTGGAAGAG GTCCAACGCAAAGTGATAGAGCGAGGAGAGATATCCGTAGAGGATGAAATAGCAGATTCAGTATTCATGAAG TCATACATACCGAAGTCTCTGGACGATGTGAAGCACCCGGAAGCTGATGTGGAGAAGATAACAAGCGGGCAGGATACAGGAGACATGTTGTACCAAACAATAACGGGGCTTAAGGATGCTCTTCCTAAAGTAGATGAGCAGCAAGTAAAGGTTGATGTTGAAGAGGGAAAAGAGGAACAAGGAGAaaaggaagaggaggaagaagaaagtgaaAACGAAGAAGAGGAAAGTGAAAGTGGGAGTGAAGAGGAGTTGGGTCCTGAAGACAAGAAAGCAGCAAGGAAAGAGCACAAGaagaaagtgaaggaagagaaGAGGGAGGCCAGGAAGAACAAGACACCCAAATCTgtcaagaagagaaagaagaaaatctCTAAACCCCACAAGACCCGTTAG